The proteins below are encoded in one region of Bacteroidota bacterium:
- a CDS encoding nucleotidyl transferase AbiEii/AbiGii toxin family protein encodes MDDVFLKKIIELAEQNSGAKFHLKNIKPQLHKNIPQGYEVTILFWGAFHKPNQQVLPVSRWQTKIKLDISFSETVLLKPEDRQIFHSYSDSEIINSKVPVYPLNEIVAEKLRSLMQRNRPRDIYDLHYLSEIIKVDDY; translated from the coding sequence ATTGATGATGTTTTCTTAAAAAAAATAATAGAACTTGCTGAGCAAAATAGTGGAGCAAAATTTCATTTAAAAAACATTAAACCACAACTTCATAAAAACATTCCACAAGGTTATGAAGTTACAATTCTTTTTTGGGGAGCTTTTCATAAACCTAATCAGCAAGTGTTGCCGGTAAGTCGTTGGCAAACAAAGATTAAGTTAGATATTAGTTTTTCAGAAACAGTATTATTAAAACCGGAAGATAGACAGATTTTTCACTCATATTCTGATTCTGAAATAATCAATAGCAAAGTACCGGTTTATCCTTTAAATGAAATTGTTGCCGAAAAACTTCGTTCGCTTATGCAACGCAACAGGCCTCGGGATATTTACGATTTGCATTATTTGTCAGAAATAATAAAAGTTGATGATTAT
- a CDS encoding nucleotidyl transferase AbiEii/AbiGii toxin family protein — MTYKEIQQIAKKLQMEEAVIDKDWILGHFLNAMFSFSDISENFVFKGGTCLKKNYFQDYRFSEDLDFTLLNSAS, encoded by the coding sequence ATGACTTATAAAGAAATACAACAGATTGCAAAAAAACTTCAAATGGAAGAAGCAGTAATTGATAAAGATTGGATTCTTGGTCATTTTCTGAATGCTATGTTTTCGTTTTCTGATATTTCTGAAAATTTTGTATTCAAAGGAGGCACCTGTTTAAAGAAAAACTATTTTCAAGATTATCGTTTTTCGGAAGACTTGGATTTCACACTTTTAAATAGTGCCTCTTAG